A single region of the Pyrodictium occultum genome encodes:
- a CDS encoding glycosyltransferase family 4 protein, which yields MSPEKNLQMAIKALPHVVSEDKDVLLVVKGRTVDRKYLGFILKLIKKLNVSKYVRFDFKWSPNVTMVYYYYRAADVYVHTSLSEAFGSLTLLEAMASGTPVVANNASSIPEAVGNAGLLVNSEEELAEKILEILHDDSLRRKLSREGFRRVIENFSLKITAKKYLQLYRKLMG from the coding sequence ATAAGCCCTGAGAAAAACCTCCAGATGGCCATCAAAGCCCTCCCACATGTGGTTAGTGAGGATAAAGATGTTCTACTGGTAGTTAAAGGGAGAACAGTAGATAGAAAGTATTTGGGTTTCATTCTCAAGCTGATTAAGAAGCTAAATGTGAGTAAATATGTAAGATTTGATTTCAAATGGAGCCCCAACGTGACTATGGTCTATTATTATTATCGGGCTGCAGATGTTTATGTACATACATCCTTGTCCGAAGCTTTTGGCTCCCTAACACTCTTAGAAGCTATGGCTTCAGGGACGCCAGTAGTAGCAAATAACGCTTCAAGCATCCCTGAAGCCGTTGGTAATGCTGGCCTACTAGTAAACTCAGAGGAAGAACTAGCTGAAAAGATTCTAGAAATACTGCATGATGATAGCCTAAGACGCAAACTATCTAGAGAAGGCTTTAGAAGAGTTATCGAAAATTTTTCGTTAAAAATAACTGCTAAGAAATATCTACAACTATATAGAAAATTGATGGGTTAA
- a CDS encoding class I SAM-dependent methyltransferase: MSQMNPKVSAINSILSRLRLARDSKLLDIGCGDGSLTILIANKLKVSEIYCIDVDENALSIANKKGIITFKLDISRDDLPFPENTFDLCLMLDVIEHLENPDHALREAYRVLKRGGYLLITTPNMASWYNRLLLLLGKPILGIDLSKEFRYRYPLGVTQVISGHLRLYTLDALRKMLFYHGFRVKYEAGYPQVFSKTQVKGFIRLVRLLDASIARISKTWAANLLVLAVKS, encoded by the coding sequence ATGTCGCAAATGAACCCTAAAGTATCAGCCATAAACTCTATTCTTAGCCGGTTAAGACTGGCTCGTGACTCAAAGCTTTTAGACATAGGTTGTGGCGACGGTAGTTTAACTATCCTTATTGCTAATAAGCTTAAAGTAAGTGAAATATATTGTATCGATGTAGACGAAAACGCATTAAGTATAGCTAATAAAAAGGGTATAATTACTTTCAAGCTTGACATAAGCAGAGATGATCTTCCTTTTCCAGAAAATACTTTTGATCTATGCCTTATGCTTGACGTGATAGAACATCTTGAAAACCCAGATCATGCACTTAGAGAAGCTTATAGAGTCCTAAAAAGAGGGGGATACTTACTGATCACAACTCCGAACATGGCTTCATGGTATAATCGTTTACTACTACTTCTCGGAAAACCTATCCTAGGCATTGACTTATCTAAAGAGTTTAGGTACAGGTACCCTCTTGGTGTAACACAGGTTATATCTGGACACCTAAGGCTTTACACCCTAGATGCACTTAGGAAGATGCTCTTTTATCACGGATTTAGAGTAAAGTATGAAGCCGGATATCCACAGGTCTTCTCAAAAACTCAGGTAAAGGGCTTCATACGCCTGGTTAGGCTTCTAGATGCATCTATCGCGCGCATCAGCAAGACCTGGGCGGCTAACCTATTAGTGTTAGCTGTTAAGAGCTGA
- a CDS encoding glycosyltransferase family 4 protein translates to MKPLIIAPNDLRIREGTTIRITGLIKSIAPNMEKIYLASAFINKELSQLHNLEWVKIRFLRALTLLSINYSSIMSRHFFDIGLTRIMINKEIRDADVIHAHWILTLPLAVGIHKYNGAPIIVDLHGLFELQSQSPSISLAGWLLVNLSRIIEVMRVRDKYIEAFTVPSEPLKQYLIRRYGLPGDKIFVVPDGIDINDIPSYDEDLANQMRNMLGIKDEHVVAYVGTVSYFHGFHDLLKAFKIAKHRIENIKLLLIVPNRVQALNIAGRTGISDQDLIVLENIPRRKIYYYLYLSDVLVIPHRAGTQFEFLPSNKLLDYIASGKPIVGYDLPSIRHLLYKYEPKILVKPNDPEALASGIINALQINRRAPYKVIKAVLSKYSWNNVGKQLLSVYRRVKGGIR, encoded by the coding sequence ATGAAGCCTCTTATAATAGCACCAAATGATCTAAGGATACGTGAAGGCACGACTATAAGGATTACAGGGCTTATAAAGAGTATTGCCCCCAATATGGAGAAAATATATCTTGCCTCAGCGTTCATAAACAAAGAGTTATCCCAACTACATAATTTAGAGTGGGTTAAGATTAGATTCCTAAGAGCATTAACATTACTATCCATAAATTATTCAAGCATTATGTCGAGGCATTTCTTTGATATTGGTTTAACACGTATCATGATAAATAAGGAAATACGTGACGCTGACGTAATTCATGCTCATTGGATTCTCACCTTACCCTTAGCGGTAGGTATTCATAAATATAATGGAGCCCCCATAATTGTAGACCTTCACGGGCTTTTCGAGCTCCAATCCCAAAGCCCATCCATTTCTCTTGCAGGCTGGCTCTTAGTTAACCTGTCTAGGATAATTGAGGTAATGCGCGTGAGAGATAAATACATAGAAGCCTTCACTGTTCCCTCGGAGCCCCTTAAGCAATATCTTATACGCAGGTATGGACTGCCAGGTGACAAGATATTTGTGGTTCCAGATGGTATAGACATTAATGATATCCCTAGTTATGATGAGGATCTCGCTAATCAAATGAGGAACATGCTTGGCATAAAAGATGAGCATGTGGTTGCCTATGTGGGAACAGTATCGTATTTCCATGGGTTTCACGATTTACTGAAGGCTTTCAAAATAGCTAAGCACCGCATAGAAAACATAAAACTGCTACTCATAGTTCCAAACAGAGTACAAGCACTTAATATAGCGGGCAGAACCGGCATAAGTGATCAAGACCTCATAGTTCTCGAAAATATTCCCCGGAGAAAAATATACTATTACCTCTACCTATCCGACGTTCTCGTAATACCCCACAGAGCCGGTACTCAGTTCGAGTTCCTACCCTCCAACAAGCTTCTCGACTATATTGCTTCAGGCAAGCCTATAGTAGGCTATGATCTGCCAAGCATCAGACATCTTCTATACAAGTATGAGCCGAAAATACTAGTTAAACCTAATGATCCAGAAGCCCTAGCCTCTGGAATAATAAATGCTCTTCAAATAAACAGACGGGCACCATATAAGGTTATTAAAGCAGTCTTAAGTAAATATTCATGGAATAACGTAGGAAAGCAATTACTAAGTGTTTACAGGAGGGTTAAGGGAGGTATTAGATAA
- a CDS encoding SDR family NAD(P)-dependent oxidoreductase, producing MRGKALITGGAGFIGSHLVDRLLKEGWAVRVVDNFSSGRYSNLAHHRDNPMLEIIRGDLKDAETSMRVVEGVDVVFHYAANPEVRVSTTNPDIHFNENVVATFNLLEAMRKKDIRKLVFASSSSVYGEPEKIPVSENAPIKPVSVYGASKAACESLIHAYSKLYGIKSVVLRYANVVGPRLRHGIIYDIIQKLRKNPRRLEVLGDGTQVRSYIYITDAIEATMLTFKNMNDYFEVYNIGNEDWITVDEVVNVIIKVMGLSNVEIIHKPIAHGVGWPGDVKRIALSIEKLKSLGFKPRMNSIESVKEAAKHVANEP from the coding sequence ATGAGGGGAAAAGCATTAATCACTGGTGGTGCGGGCTTCATCGGTAGCCACTTAGTTGATAGACTCCTCAAAGAGGGGTGGGCTGTAAGAGTAGTCGATAATTTTAGCTCGGGCAGGTATAGTAATCTAGCTCATCATAGAGACAATCCTATGTTGGAAATAATTAGAGGAGACCTCAAGGATGCTGAGACAAGTATGAGGGTCGTAGAGGGGGTTGACGTCGTTTTCCACTATGCTGCCAATCCTGAAGTTCGCGTGAGCACTACAAACCCCGATATACATTTCAATGAGAATGTAGTGGCCACTTTTAACCTCCTAGAAGCTATGAGGAAGAAAGATATTAGGAAGCTCGTCTTTGCATCCTCTAGCAGCGTCTATGGTGAGCCTGAGAAAATACCGGTTAGTGAAAACGCACCGATAAAACCAGTATCCGTTTATGGGGCTAGTAAAGCTGCATGCGAGTCGCTAATACATGCATATAGTAAGCTATATGGGATAAAATCCGTTGTTCTTAGATACGCAAATGTCGTAGGACCTAGGCTTAGACACGGCATCATATACGATATAATTCAGAAACTAAGGAAAAATCCGAGAAGGCTAGAAGTCTTAGGCGATGGAACACAGGTTAGGAGCTACATCTATATCACAGATGCCATCGAGGCCACAATGCTTACCTTCAAAAACATGAATGATTATTTTGAAGTATACAATATAGGAAACGAGGACTGGATCACGGTAGACGAGGTAGTAAATGTAATTATAAAAGTTATGGGGCTAAGTAATGTAGAGATAATCCATAAGCCTATAGCCCATGGAGTAGGATGGCCAGGTGATGTGAAAAGAATAGCGCTTAGTATTGAGAAGCTGAAAAGCTTAGGATTTAAACCAAGAATGAATAGTATAGAATCTGTGAAGGAGGCGGCCAAGCATGTCGCAAATGAACCCTAA
- a CDS encoding glycosyltransferase family 4 protein, translating into MKILIISEPFWPKGSGGPLATYLITRILARNRDFNITVVIGTEKSAKIRNVEFIVDPMLRASNKVKLLLRLTNPVVRHKYEKLIKKFDILYIPSYSPCGYPLIPIAKRLGKKVVVHLHDYQPFSYNSVIPAGRHGSVLNGVSYEARYEVYEHGSVGRAVLGSLATPLIGLYRLWVRQADAVVCVSRRQAEIVAEIAPELRGRIRVVYNPLPDVPPTEKRLGDPAFLYLGGDSYIKGFHVLLGASRKILEHYPNVEFLLAGRFRDSSRLLVEKLNRRFNEAYRVLGYLKHEDIVRLHGESYALLFPSVVEEPSPYAVLESMLAGTIPIASRVGGVPEIVEGTPAERMLFTPGDAGELVDRIEHVLSFSKEQLVDMGFKLRESVTRKFNNERIKRELMKVFTI; encoded by the coding sequence TTGAAAATACTTATTATCTCAGAGCCCTTTTGGCCTAAGGGTAGCGGAGGTCCTCTAGCCACTTATCTTATAACTAGGATTCTAGCAAGGAATAGAGACTTTAATATAACTGTTGTTATTGGCACTGAGAAATCGGCTAAGATAAGAAACGTTGAATTCATTGTGGATCCTATGCTTAGAGCTTCAAATAAGGTAAAGTTGTTACTAAGACTTACTAATCCTGTGGTAAGGCATAAATATGAGAAGCTTATAAAAAAATTCGATATATTGTATATTCCATCATACTCCCCCTGTGGTTATCCTCTAATACCTATTGCTAAGAGGCTTGGGAAGAAGGTGGTTGTTCACCTCCACGACTACCAGCCCTTCTCCTACAACTCCGTCATACCGGCAGGCCGCCACGGTAGTGTTTTGAATGGTGTCAGCTACGAGGCCCGGTACGAGGTTTACGAGCATGGCAGCGTTGGGAGGGCTGTCCTGGGATCCCTGGCGACCCCTCTCATAGGTCTTTACAGGCTGTGGGTTAGACAGGCGGATGCAGTCGTATGCGTCTCAAGGAGGCAGGCGGAAATAGTGGCTGAGATAGCGCCAGAGCTTAGGGGCAGGATCAGGGTCGTATACAACCCCCTCCCAGACGTCCCCCCAACGGAGAAGAGGCTTGGAGACCCCGCCTTCCTATATCTAGGCGGTGACAGCTACATTAAGGGGTTCCATGTTCTCCTGGGCGCTTCCCGGAAAATCCTGGAGCATTATCCCAATGTAGAATTCCTGCTAGCCGGGAGATTCAGGGATTCAAGCAGGCTCCTCGTCGAGAAGCTGAACAGAAGGTTTAATGAAGCATATAGGGTGCTAGGCTACCTGAAGCATGAAGATATTGTAAGGCTTCACGGAGAGAGCTACGCCCTCCTCTTCCCATCAGTAGTCGAGGAGCCCTCGCCATACGCTGTCCTCGAATCCATGCTGGCCGGGACGATACCAATAGCTTCGAGGGTGGGCGGGGTCCCCGAGATAGTTGAGGGTACACCCGCCGAGAGAATGCTCTTCACGCCAGGCGATGCAGGCGAGCTAGTGGACCGTATCGAACACGTTTTATCCTTCTCCAAGGAGCAGCTAGTCGATATGGGGTTTAAGCTGAGGGAGTCTGTCACGAGGAAGTTTAATAACGAAAGAATTAAGCGAGAGCTGATGAAAGTGTTTACTATATAA